The Sulfuricystis thermophila genome segment GGTCGAGCTGACCAAGTTCGATCATCCCGATCTCGACAAGGCGGTATTGAAACAGAAGCTCGAGGCCGCCAGCTTCGCCGATCTGGTGGCCGTCGTCGAATCTCTAGGCTTTTGAGCGATGACCAACCGATTGAACTGGGACGAGCGTTTCAGTGTCGGGCATGAAGTGCTCGATGCGCAGCACAAGCACTTTTTCGCGTTGTGCAACGCCATGGCCGACTCATTGGCTGAGGAGGCGGCGCAAGAGCGTTTCGATCAGTTGTTCGCGGAGTTGATGGACAAGGCGCGGGAACATTTCGCCGCCGAGGAAGCGCTACTCGCCGATTGCGGTTATCCCGAACTCGACGACCAGCGCAGTGAGCAGGAGGAGTTCGCCTTTCTGGCCGATGAAATCGCCACTACCGAGAATTTCGACCGCAGCGAACTGCAGACCTTCCTGGCATTGTGGTGGGCGGGACACGTGATGGGCGCGGCGCGGAACTACCCGCCTTGGCTTGCCGGCCGCGACTGAGACCGGATGCATAAAACGAAACGGGCGCCGCGGCGCCCGTTTTCCCGAAGTAGCGTGGGATTACGCGAAGTTCTTTTCGGCGAACTCCCAGTTCACCAAGTGGTTGAGGAAGGTCTCGACGAACTTCGGGCGCAGGTTGCGGTAATCGATGTAGTAGGCGTGTTCCCAGACGTCGATGCACAGCAGCGGCTTGTCGCCCGTGGTCAGCGGAGTGCCGGCAGCGCCCATGTTGACGATGTCGACCGAGCCATCGGCCTTTTTGACCAGCCAGGTCCAGCCCGAGCCGAAATTGCCGACCGCGGACGCCTGGAAGGCCTTCTTGAACTCGTCGAACGAGCCCCACTTCTTGTTGATCGCGTCAGCCAGGGCGCCGCTCGGCGCACCACCGCCGTTCGGCTTCATGCAGTTCCAGAAGAAGGTGTGGTTCCAGACTTGTGCGGCATTGTTGTAGATGCCGCCGGCCGGCGCCTTCTTGACGATCGCTTCGAGATCGAGGTTTTCGTATTCGGTGCCCTTGATCAGGTTGTTCAGGTTGGTGACGTAAGCCTGATGATGCTTGCCGTAGTGGTAGTCGAAGGTTTCCTCGGACATGTACGGCGCCAGGGCGTTTTTCGGATAGGGCAGGGGGGGAAGGGTGTGTTCCATGTCGTTCTCCTGTTTATTGGGGTTGAAAGCTCGCAAACTATATGGCGCTCGGACACGATTTTACAAGTCGCCGGCCGGGGTGATCGTCTCGATGTGGCCGCAGGCCTTGCCGCGGGCAAACTGTAGCTCGATACGTTCTCCAGCTGCGAGACGGCTGGCGTCCCGCACGATGGTGCCATCGACCTGGCGCACGATGCTGTAGCCGCGTTCCAACGTGGCGAGCGGTGAAAGACCGACCAGCGCGCCTCGACAACGGGAAAGGCTGTGTTGGCAACGCGCCAGCCGGTCGTGGATGGCCCGACGCAGACGGTGTTCCAGCGGGCCGAGACGGGTCTGTTGCGCCAGGCGTCGCTCGATCGCCGCGTGCAAACGGTGTTCGAGCGATTCCAGCCGTTGACGTCCGGCGGCGAGCCGCTGGGCGGGATGAATGAGTCGCAGGGCCAACCGGTCGACTGCCTGCATGCGGCCCTCCAGCGCCGTTCGCAACGTGCGCTGCAAGGTAGTGGCGAGAGTGGCGAGCTCCTTGGCCGCGGCATGCCAGCCGGCGCTGGCCAGTTCTGCGGCGGCGGTGGGGGTTGCGGCCCGCTGGTCGGCGACGAGATCGGCGATCGTCGTGTCGGTTTCGTGGCCGATGCCGGCGATGATGGGCATCGGCGCGGCGGCGATCTGCCGCGCCACCGCCTCATCGTTGAAGGCCCAGAGGTCCTCGAGACTGCCACCGCCGCGCACGAGCAGCAGCAGATCGCATTCGGCGCGCTCATAGGCCTTGGCCAGGGCGGCAACCAGGCTGGCCGGGGCGTCCGTGCCTTGCACCAGGGTCGGATAGACGATCAGCTCGACATGTTTCGCCCGCCGCGCGAAGGCGGCGAGCACGTCGGACAGTGCTGCGGCCTGGGCGGAGGTGACGATGCCGACCCGGCATGGGTAGCGCGGCAGCGGCCGCTTTCGGGCGGCATCGAGCAATCCTTCACGGCCGAGCTTGTCGCGCAGCTGCAGGAAGCGCTCGTAGAGGCGGCCAAGGCCGGCGCGGCGCAGAGCTTCGACGTTGAGCTGGAATTCTCCACGTGCCTCATAAAGCGTGACGAGCGTCTGCGCTTCGACCTGTTGGCCGTTTTCGAGCCGCCAAGGCAACAGTTGGGCACGCGAA includes the following:
- a CDS encoding bacteriohemerythrin, whose translation is MTNRLNWDERFSVGHEVLDAQHKHFFALCNAMADSLAEEAAQERFDQLFAELMDKAREHFAAEEALLADCGYPELDDQRSEQEEFAFLADEIATTENFDRSELQTFLALWWAGHVMGAARNYPPWLAGRD
- a CDS encoding superoxide dismutase: MEHTLPPLPYPKNALAPYMSEETFDYHYGKHHQAYVTNLNNLIKGTEYENLDLEAIVKKAPAGGIYNNAAQVWNHTFFWNCMKPNGGGAPSGALADAINKKWGSFDEFKKAFQASAVGNFGSGWTWLVKKADGSVDIVNMGAAGTPLTTGDKPLLCIDVWEHAYYIDYRNLRPKFVETFLNHLVNWEFAEKNFA
- the xseA gene encoding exodeoxyribonuclease VII large subunit, with amino-acid sequence MNAEILTVSELNRAARQLLEQHFPLLWVSGEISNLTRAASGHLYFSLKDDQAQVRCVMFRSRAQLLPWRLENGQQVEAQTLVTLYEARGEFQLNVEALRRAGLGRLYERFLQLRDKLGREGLLDAARKRPLPRYPCRVGIVTSAQAAALSDVLAAFARRAKHVELIVYPTLVQGTDAPASLVAALAKAYERAECDLLLLVRGGGSLEDLWAFNDEAVARQIAAAPMPIIAGIGHETDTTIADLVADQRAATPTAAAELASAGWHAAAKELATLATTLQRTLRTALEGRMQAVDRLALRLIHPAQRLAAGRQRLESLEHRLHAAIERRLAQQTRLGPLEHRLRRAIHDRLARCQHSLSRCRGALVGLSPLATLERGYSIVRQVDGTIVRDASRLAAGERIELQFARGKACGHIETITPAGDL